In Parasteatoda tepidariorum isolate YZ-2023 chromosome 8, CAS_Ptep_4.0, whole genome shotgun sequence, the DNA window tatatttttaagtatggaGTTGTAGTTATCgtgcaaaaatattatgcaaaattggCAAAACAGCAATGAGATAACTGCATGTGACGcggtgtgggtatctcgatttGGTTGTTGAATCctagcatttgtttacgttagcaattgctctttccattctatttcgagtaagccaagcccgccAAGtatcttaagtgacacattctaaattatttcacgaagattttaattctttcagtATATATTTACCCAGGGACTTAACACTAAGACAGACACGAAGCAGtatggaacataaacaaactaattatgcatcgaagttgccagataCCCCCCAAAAAATATACGGTGGttgcaataaaatgtataaacaaataataaatctaagttaaataaaagacgaAGACGAGAAAGagttatatttcaactaattcgaaGCGTGATACCTGTATTGAATTAACTTATCGTtgattaacattctaacttatctagagaaacttagctcactccattttgctgataaagattaccTGGCGCTGACGTCCTatgtcacatgtgtgggtataagagatcttcttcttgaagtgcaagtacccaattgttttaaaaaaattagtgaggatatataataatgttttaaaattttataataatgctaaatgtttttaacaatgaagctattaaattgattctaatgcgcatgaaaatatgttttgtctGTAAACAAACAAACCAAAAACGAATTAATTAATAGAACTATAACggtgaaaaagtaaattaaaatatgactacatgcactgaaaaaaaaagttcagtttatctcaacaccaaaaatgagGGCAAGTTTGCAGCAAACGTTTttagtacttaaaataaattgcaatttaattaagatattttaaccttcattgttcttaaatttatttccttgttGACTAAACTACATATTTACATTCTTTACAAGAGGCATTAATCCTTTAAACCAAATACAAGAATCAATTAGGATAAGATgcttattaacttaaaatggtGTGGAAATTGGTATAAAATGTAGACGGCTTCTTTTTCGTTGTTTCTATActctatgcatttttatttaattttttgtccagaatgttattttttgcttttattaattcttattatacCTCTtcaaagaaatagatttttaaaaatttattaactttttcagTTGCCGAAACTAATGGCAGATTTGGGTGGCTGCTTAGGACTCTATCTAGGTGTCTCAGTGATTTCTATAATCGAACTAATTGAACTTATTGGTACTGCTTCAGTGCTTGGCTTATGCAAACAAAAGAACCATACTAAGAGTTGGTCTTCTCATCCAGCTGTCAGGACAGGGTCCCGAAGGAAACGTGgcaaaaatcgaaataaaacaaaaacagaaaatttaccACCAGGTTACTCCTTTTTCAGACCTCCTGTAGGATATGTTAAGccaaaaggaaagaaaactaatttcagcAATGATCATAACACATGGAGGTAagatttacatatatttatcaAGGTGATCAGTAATCCTCGCCCTTTAGAGGCCTTTTCCTTCGTATTATACTTAATTGTCGAAGGGGTGGAGAAGGATAATACTAAGCATGCTTTAGGCCCTTTAGAGCACATTTCCatctgattaaatttaattatcgaaGGGGTAAGAAGGAGAAGGATAGTACTAAGTATGCTTCAGGCCCTTTAGAGGACTTTTCCACCTGATAAAACTTAACTATCGAAGGGGTGGAAAAGGAGAAGGATAATACTAAGTATTATTTAGGCCCTTTAGAGCACATTTTCATCTGATTGAATTTAATTGTCGAAGGGGTGGAGAAGGATAATACTAAGCATGTTTTAGGTCCTTTAGAGACCTTTTCATTCTGATTGAACTTGACAGTCGAAGGGATGGAAAAGGAGAGGGATGATACTAAGTATGTTGGACATGTTTGTATGTTATTTATATCCCGGTTCACCtctttggaaggcgaacgctttatctcCTAGCACCTAACgtgaccatttttttaaaagtttattaccgttgttgaacagcctacccaattttttgggtttacgactactaatattctaCTTCTTAGCCTTGTTATTTCGAACCCAATacggaagacaaggaaactcctgaatcaagtattgggagaaatttgccttcgtggaggacttttcgatggaattAGCCCGTATTTTcctaacatggagaggaaaaccacccaCAGTTATCCAAACGGAAAGGAGATTCTACCCCATGAACCGTCTTCCAATGAGGATAATTGTACGTCCGTTCTCGGATTCGAGTCGGGAACCTAAATCATTTCGTGCGATTATTGCTTTGATTCGAACCCGGTATACTCTTTGGGAGACGAGAGTTCTATCTTGAACCACGATTCAGATTTGGTGTGGGGGGGGGGACGCAGTCGAAAAATCATCACTGGAGTTAGAATAAGCAATAATCCAAATTCTCAATGGTAATCCAAAAAGCAAACTGTAGAAGTTTTCTCTGAATCAGTCGCCTCATCCTAAATATACGACCTTTTACATACGTCCTAATCTTAAACATACAGggcccgcagtggactgatcgttaagacacggttcccagcagatcaccgaagtcaagcataactggctgcggtcagtgtgcgggtgggtgaccacttggatcagtgtgcgtagggaccaaggatgtgcggtattagtcctcgttaaattgtACCGTTCAATACCCGTTAAACTACCCGTTAaactaccgtaaagtgctcgacttcgccttcaggtcatcgggctaccgaagcggggtgccatcccctctgcagaggatcaaaattgtgatggcatgtcttcggatcatcctcagggatgcttcccagaccgtcgccaatagcccattgtgtagctctagtgcgacgtaaatgaacaacaacaacctaAACATACgatcttttgaaatttgttttcacgAGAATTATTAGATCGATTTTGTTCAAATCTTGTATATTGCTGTTTAAAATGACATACTTCatattgatgtaatttttttttatctaactttacaatggagaaaattttcagattattaaattttgagaaacagcgaaaattttcaaaatgcagcCAACtgcacaaaaattgaaattaacataaaagggtccaaactttcgatCGCTCTCCTGCTTTAACTATTAGaatcatattttctagattgcaaCTACCATATTTTAAGAGTCAAAAATTAGAATCCGTCAAAGAGAGGGATGTTTTTCAGAGAAAACATGTTTTTGTGCTTATAAGcagcattaaataatttgcttttttgaagTTCAATCCTCGAATCAGATCATTTGGTCAAAACATCATTAGATCAgggatctttttttaaaatttttaacaatgtactCAATGTTTTCTATTGAAAGGTTACGACAACGTACTTATGATACAAGAGAATGTTAGTTACTATTGTTAGAAAAtgaatagattaataaataaaattaactgaatataaacaaacaaaaataactaactaaaaataaacgaataaaaatgaataaataatataataaataaatgttgggAGGAAGAACTGTCGATCTACTAAGGAAGAAACAGTAgccgatattttaatacaattaattttatttcaatttttgtttaaattaataataaaaaattaataataaattatatatcaaattttatttttcaggagttcgacattttttgaaaagaacgTTCAAGAAGATGAGATTGGTGGAAAACAAGTTATAAAGAGATTTTGAAGCATCGACAATTGTGCATTaagttcaaagaaataaaaagccCTGAATCACTTTTGATCTACTTATTCGAATTTCATGAACGAAGTTGAAGTTCTCATTCCTTTCTTAAGATATCGGAgaacctttatttaaaaacaagccgaAACTTATAGCTATCTAAGCTTTTACTCTATAAAACACTTATGAGCAGATTGTTAAAAAAAccga includes these proteins:
- the LOC107440551 gene encoding acid-sensing ion channel 1-like, whose product is MIPFCSSIRYDFTLSKADWPNMQHQDYLINRSRADWKKFPEILAALDDSNENTTKFDDDEFFKENLLRVHLYMEEMVYMSIEERYSYTLPKLMADLGGCLGLYLGVSVISIIELIELIGTASVLGLCKQKNHTKSWSSHPAVRTGSRRKRGKNRNKTKTENLPPGYSFFRPPVGYVKPKGKKTNFSNDHNTWRSSTFFEKNVQEDEIGGKQVIKRF